From the Vicia villosa cultivar HV-30 ecotype Madison, WI unplaced genomic scaffold, Vvil1.0 ctg.002104F_1_1, whole genome shotgun sequence genome, one window contains:
- the LOC131637883 gene encoding uncharacterized protein LOC131637883 — translation MELISYVGLIKTVTRFAKCYEGLVKEFTVNILVNYADPRSKEFRKVEDEQGELEVTDNQVCKVITANQVNTWHVNDKLPSSKLSVKYAILHRIRAANWVITNNSSVISVSFGKFIYTVGSKKAFDYGAYIFDQTMNHSGTCAVKIPIAFPTLICGIILSQYPGILLGTDVISKMESILSLHFKLFTGKHVLDIAMTSASANNKTSTKAKMISELVEACKELDEVIRVSTARKLKFEKMIKDLKKGDCVGEELGSEGGKSDDEEGSSEAVGSTGPEDS, via the exons ATGGAGCTGATTTCTTATGTTGGATTGATTAAAACTGTAACGAGATTTGCTAAATGTTATGAGGGTCTCGTGAAGGAGTTCACTGTTAACATTCTTGTGAATTATGCTGACCCTAGAAGTAAAGAGTTTAGGAAAGT TGAAGATGAACAAGGTGAACTGGAAGTAACAGATAACCAGGTTTGCAAAGTTATAACTGCAAATCAGGTGAATACCTGGCATGTGAACGACAAGCTCCCATCTAGCAAATTGAGTGTCAAATATGCCATCCTCCATAGAATTAGAGCTGCAAATTGGGTTATTACCAACAACTCTTCAGTTATCTCTGTGAGTTTTGGAAAATTTATTTATACAGTTGGAAGcaagaaggcctttgattatggtGCCTACATTTTTGATCAAACTATGAATCATAGTGGCACATGCGCAGTAAAGATACCTATTGCCTTTCCTACTCTCATCTGTGGTATTATCCTAAGCCAATATCCTGGGATTCTTCTTGGTACTGATGTAATATCCAAAATGGAGTCTATTTTGTCCCTTCACTTTAAACTGTTTACAGGTAAGCATGTCCTTGACATTGCAATGACATCTGCATCTGCTAATAACAAGACCTCAACCAAGGCTAAAATGATTTCTGAACTAGTGGAGGCTTGTAAAGAACTTGATGAAGTTATCAGGGTTAGCACAGCAAGGAAGCTTAAGTTCGAAAAGATGATCAAGGATCTTAAGAAGGGTGACTGTGTTGGTGAGGAACTGGGCTCTGAAGGAGGAAAGTCTGATGATGAGGAAGGCAGTTCTGAAGCTGTTGGGTCTACTGGTCCTGAAGACAGTTAG